One Campylobacter concisus DNA segment encodes these proteins:
- a CDS encoding Fe-S-containing protein — MSIYFYQVFLALLGFTLFAALNNNGKSLKTIFLPSFLGVVAGVLIFKAARHALVDDQFKIFIDSVTLIFLLISILWIFFELKIAKIVTFFILGIGFGFGYSSSSALFPLFGGELLDTLSVISFFLMIFAMILILFLFFFISNLKASIPSSVAKILALITLVFLLVDRSSQTALELLRAGALKISSELNSQILSISAKGIYVTEFSAYFYIAVILLLCIIALCFVPKSIDKSTFGSIKYRFTKAIRENVFDNAKFAFCSVLIALGFSLYFDLYASRPPQISEPVLVEPVGDKFIFDVDMLKDNELHRFAYITDEGKQIRFFLLNRFSDRVSPVIVFDSCMICGDMGYIKRGNDLICISCNVRIFLPSVGKEGGCNPIPMAFTFDGKNIIVDYKTIVAGANYFSKVVEKMVLDPVSRKKVSNLDSRSYLYYGRTYFFESNETQAKFEANPEKYVETNGTLK; from the coding sequence ATGTCAATTTACTTCTATCAGGTCTTTTTAGCCCTCCTTGGATTTACGCTTTTTGCTGCCTTAAATAACAATGGCAAAAGTTTAAAAACGATCTTTTTACCATCATTTCTTGGCGTTGTTGCTGGTGTGCTTATCTTTAAAGCTGCTCGTCATGCGCTTGTTGATGACCAGTTTAAAATTTTTATAGATTCAGTGACACTGATTTTTCTACTCATTAGCATTTTATGGATATTTTTCGAGCTTAAGATAGCAAAAATCGTAACATTTTTTATTTTAGGCATCGGCTTTGGCTTTGGCTATAGCTCAAGTAGCGCATTGTTCCCACTTTTTGGCGGCGAGCTGCTTGACACGCTTTCAGTCATTAGCTTCTTTTTGATGATCTTTGCGATGATCTTGATACTATTTTTATTTTTCTTCATTTCAAATTTAAAAGCAAGCATCCCATCATCAGTAGCTAAAATTTTAGCTCTTATCACATTAGTATTTTTGCTAGTTGATAGAAGCTCACAAACTGCACTTGAGCTTTTACGTGCAGGTGCTTTAAAGATAAGTAGCGAGCTAAATTCTCAAATTTTATCTATCAGCGCAAAAGGCATCTACGTCACAGAATTTAGTGCCTATTTTTACATAGCAGTGATCCTTCTTTTATGCATCATCGCGCTTTGCTTTGTGCCAAAGAGTATCGATAAGAGCACGTTTGGCTCTATCAAATACCGCTTTACAAAAGCCATTAGAGAAAATGTCTTTGACAATGCAAAATTTGCATTTTGCAGCGTTTTAATAGCGCTTGGATTTTCACTTTATTTTGATCTTTATGCATCTCGCCCACCTCAAATTTCAGAGCCAGTCTTGGTTGAGCCGGTGGGAGATAAATTTATATTTGATGTTGATATGTTAAAAGATAATGAACTTCACAGATTTGCCTACATCACAGATGAGGGCAAGCAGATAAGATTTTTCTTGCTAAACCGCTTTAGCGACCGCGTCTCGCCTGTCATCGTCTTTGACTCGTGCATGATTTGTGGCGATATGGGCTATATAAAAAGAGGCAATGACCTTATTTGTATCTCTTGTAATGTTAGAATTTTCTTGCCGTCAGTTGGCAAAGAGGGTGGTTGTAACCCGATCCCTATGGCATTTACCTTTGATGGTAAAAATATCATAGTTGATTACAAAACGATCGTCGCAGGGGCAAACTACTTTAGCAAGGTTGTCGAAAAGATGGTGCTTGACCCAGTTAGTCGCAAAAAGGTGAGCAATCTTGATTCAAGATCATATTTATACTACGGACGCACATATTTCTTTGAGAGCAACGAAACTCAGGCGAAATTTGAAGCAAATCCAGAAAAATATGTAGAAACAAATGGAACGTTAAAATGA
- a CDS encoding TlpA family protein disulfide reductase, with amino-acid sequence MRYKILLLCLVSALVLGCVKQYEKHHITLNDSSGIDTQFFPTEKRLKIGDKPYMLFFFGTDCGVCKAAIPDLNALEKEYGKEVQFIGILGPSKGFDKDIEILKEHNITFKTTSDKVSVDYFSKAVGGVMGVPVIYFFDKDGKMRSKFIGLTPKSVLEGAIRSLL; translated from the coding sequence ATGCGATATAAAATTTTACTTTTATGTCTAGTCTCAGCCCTAGTTTTGGGCTGCGTCAAGCAGTATGAGAAGCACCACATCACGCTAAATGACTCAAGTGGCATCGATACGCAGTTTTTCCCTACCGAAAAGCGCCTAAAGATCGGCGATAAGCCATATATGCTCTTTTTCTTTGGCACAGACTGTGGTGTGTGCAAGGCTGCGATCCCTGATCTAAACGCACTTGAAAAAGAGTATGGCAAAGAGGTTCAGTTCATTGGCATTTTAGGGCCTAGCAAGGGCTTTGATAAGGATATCGAAATCTTAAAAGAGCACAACATCACCTTTAAAACTACAAGCGACAAGGTCTCGGTGGATTACTTCAGCAAGGCAGTTGGTGGCGTTATGGGCGTGCCTGTTATCTATTTTTTTGATAAAGATGGTAAGATGCGATCAAAATTTATCGGTCTTACACCAAAAAGTGTGCTTGAAGGTGCTATAAGATCGCTCTTATAG
- a CDS encoding FTR1 family iron permease: MNKFFKFMLIMLLPIWLVAKNDDYTQVAAQIKESLQKVITEYRAGNVEQAVSDTQNAYFGLFEDVEAGIRINLGQKKAYSMEKQFGEIRKAIKAGEAPDDVQKRIDQINSEIAEVLPVILNGHKLVGEYSDSPAQAATSGYDTSKFIPEWKVAFENLSATLDKAIASYEGDKQDDAKNSIQDAKFNDYRNTQLEIAVRQYIENGKSIDADIQRKMGEAISGITNGISKDDFKVKLEEIKKLAYDAVAKLPAETVKLAKVDMSSAASSDSSEDSGTDYTQTVKNINEKIQAAIALYKGGNSAKAMGDIQDIYFDEFEGSGMENKVGAIDVNLKTAIEATFGNLVALMKSGADEKTLEESASKMSSQLAAALEKTSGSSSPWTLFIWALTIILREGFEALIIVAAVVAYLVKTGNAKSMGKVVYSSVGVAVILSFVMAWIMNVIFGEAAGQKRELMEGITMLVAVGLLFYVGFWLLSNAGAKKWNDYIKSHLSESISSGSSTMLWWTVFLAVFREGAETVLFYQALIFDAKDSAGYSMIAAGFVVGLIVLLIVYFLFKIFAIKIPIKPFFIFTSAIIFYMSIVFVGKGVGELVEGKIFIPTIIKGLNFPDWMRDWLGLMPYYESLVPQIIMVLALIIGIVIMKSKQNKN, encoded by the coding sequence ATGAATAAATTTTTTAAATTTATGCTTATCATGCTCCTGCCTATCTGGCTTGTAGCAAAAAATGACGACTACACACAAGTCGCAGCTCAGATAAAAGAGTCATTACAAAAAGTAATAACAGAGTATAGAGCTGGCAACGTCGAGCAAGCAGTTAGCGATACTCAAAATGCTTATTTTGGTCTGTTTGAAGATGTCGAAGCTGGCATCAGAATAAATTTAGGTCAGAAAAAAGCTTACTCTATGGAGAAGCAGTTTGGCGAGATCAGAAAGGCGATAAAAGCTGGCGAAGCACCAGATGACGTGCAAAAAAGAATAGATCAGATAAATAGCGAAATCGCTGAAGTTTTGCCAGTTATTTTAAATGGTCATAAGCTTGTTGGTGAGTACTCAGACAGCCCAGCACAAGCTGCTACAAGCGGCTATGACACTTCTAAATTTATCCCTGAGTGGAAGGTGGCATTTGAAAATTTATCGGCTACTTTAGATAAAGCCATAGCAAGCTACGAGGGCGATAAACAAGATGATGCTAAAAATTCTATCCAAGATGCTAAATTTAATGATTATAGAAATACTCAACTTGAAATCGCCGTTCGCCAATATATAGAAAATGGCAAAAGCATAGATGCTGACATCCAAAGAAAGATGGGTGAAGCGATCAGTGGCATCACAAATGGCATAAGCAAAGATGACTTTAAAGTAAAGCTAGAAGAGATCAAAAAGCTAGCTTATGATGCCGTTGCAAAACTTCCAGCTGAAACAGTAAAACTAGCAAAAGTTGATATGAGTAGTGCAGCATCTAGCGATAGCAGCGAAGATAGTGGCACAGACTACACTCAAACTGTTAAAAACATAAATGAAAAAATTCAAGCAGCCATCGCGCTTTACAAAGGTGGCAATAGCGCTAAAGCTATGGGCGATATCCAAGACATCTACTTTGATGAGTTTGAAGGTAGCGGCATGGAGAACAAAGTAGGTGCGATAGATGTAAATTTAAAAACAGCTATCGAAGCTACATTTGGCAACCTTGTAGCCCTTATGAAATCAGGCGCAGACGAAAAAACACTTGAAGAGAGCGCAAGCAAGATGTCATCTCAGCTAGCAGCTGCACTTGAGAAAACTAGCGGTTCAAGCTCACCTTGGACGCTATTTATCTGGGCTCTAACTATCATCTTAAGAGAGGGTTTTGAGGCTCTTATCATCGTTGCAGCCGTCGTTGCATATCTTGTAAAAACTGGCAATGCAAAATCTATGGGCAAGGTCGTATATAGCTCAGTTGGCGTGGCTGTCATCTTAAGCTTTGTCATGGCTTGGATAATGAACGTCATCTTTGGCGAGGCAGCAGGTCAAAAAAGAGAGCTTATGGAAGGCATCACGATGCTTGTTGCAGTGGGACTTCTATTTTATGTTGGCTTCTGGCTTCTTTCAAATGCTGGCGCTAAAAAATGGAACGACTACATCAAATCTCACTTATCTGAGTCTATCTCAAGTGGCTCAAGCACGATGCTTTGGTGGACTGTATTTTTAGCGGTATTTAGAGAGGGCGCTGAGACAGTGTTATTTTATCAAGCGCTTATCTTTGACGCAAAAGACTCAGCTGGCTACTCAATGATCGCAGCTGGCTTTGTTGTAGGTCTTATCGTTCTTTTAATAGTCTATTTCTTATTTAAAATTTTCGCTATTAAAATTCCTATTAAGCCATTTTTTATATTTACATCAGCTATCATCTTTTACATGTCGATCGTCTTTGTTGGCAAGGGCGTTGGCGAGCTAGTTGAGGGCAAAATTTTCATCCCAACTATCATAAAAGGACTAAATTTTCCTGACTGGATGAGAGACTGGCTAGGACTTATGCCATATTACGAGAGCTTGGTGCCTCAGATCATTATGGTGCTTGCCCTAATTATAGGCATCGTTATCATGAAATCAAAACAAAATAAAAACTAA
- a CDS encoding ABC transporter ATP-binding protein has product MQNALELKNICKIFGDVKALDDISFEVKKGEWVSVMGPSGSGKSTLVNILSLMDTPSSGVYMLGGDDASNLNADDTLKFRREKIGLVFQQFHLVPYLSALENVMIAQYYHSSVDEEDAKKALEAVGLSHRLTHRPSQLSGGEQQRLCIARSLINDPEILIADEPTGNLDEANERIILDLFCKLRKEGKTILLVTHNPDLGEYGDKIVYLRHGKLENIRTIENPKVPNAI; this is encoded by the coding sequence ATGCAAAATGCACTAGAACTTAAAAATATTTGTAAAATTTTTGGCGATGTAAAAGCACTTGATGATATAAGTTTTGAGGTTAAAAAGGGCGAGTGGGTCAGCGTCATGGGGCCAAGTGGTAGTGGTAAGAGTACGCTTGTAAATATCCTTTCTCTAATGGATACTCCAAGTAGCGGCGTATATATGCTTGGTGGCGATGATGCGAGCAACCTAAATGCCGATGATACGCTTAAATTTAGACGTGAAAAGATCGGGCTTGTCTTTCAGCAGTTTCACCTAGTGCCATATCTTAGCGCGCTTGAAAACGTAATGATAGCGCAGTATTATCACAGCTCAGTTGATGAAGAGGATGCTAAAAAAGCCCTTGAGGCAGTTGGCCTCTCTCACAGGCTAACGCACAGACCAAGTCAGCTAAGTGGTGGTGAGCAACAACGCCTTTGTATCGCGCGCTCGCTCATAAACGACCCTGAAATTTTAATAGCAGATGAGCCAACTGGTAACCTTGACGAGGCAAATGAGAGGATCATACTTGATCTTTTTTGCAAGCTAAGAAAAGAGGGCAAGACGATACTTCTAGTCACTCACAACCCAGATCTAGGCGAATATGGCGATAAGATCGTATATCTAAGACACGGCAAACTAGAGAATATCCGCACTATCGAAAATCCAAAGGTGCCAAATGCGATATAA
- a CDS encoding ABC transporter permease produces MKNMQLRMIKSSITGSKVQKTMAFITILLAALLIACMLNITLKIGDQVASELRGYGSNIVVLPRGESLSIEIEGKNFTPLKSQNLLPEADLYKIKEIFWRNNIVAFAPFLETKVKDEKGNEFSFEGTYFDKNIGLKDEPEFSTGVKSLYGFWGVEGAWPKDESMDEILVGDELAKAKNLKVGDKLSLVGKNGTREVSVVGILKGASDEAHKLVGSLKLAGDLSGHPGSYTKAEVSAMTIPENDLSLKARRNLDNLDSAEYDKWYCSAYAGSIAFQIEENLPNVSAKASLQVSDAESNIVKKIQSLMGIVSIIALVVSAIGITSLMTSEIYRRKKEIGLLKAIGASNFEIYALFASESLVVAFFAGITGAFLGYALSYVMSYIIFSHGIGIAWIVLPISVAFALLISVVGSLMPMRNVINLLPAEVLYDRK; encoded by the coding sequence ATGAAAAATATGCAACTAAGAATGATAAAAAGCTCGATCACGGGCTCAAAGGTGCAAAAGACGATGGCGTTTATCACCATCTTGCTAGCTGCTCTTTTGATAGCTTGCATGCTAAATATCACGCTTAAAATCGGCGATCAAGTGGCAAGCGAGCTTAGAGGCTATGGCTCAAATATCGTCGTTTTACCACGCGGTGAGAGCCTAAGCATCGAGATCGAGGGTAAAAATTTCACCCCACTAAAATCACAAAATTTACTCCCAGAGGCTGATCTTTATAAGATAAAAGAGATCTTTTGGAGAAATAATATCGTTGCCTTTGCGCCGTTTCTAGAGACAAAGGTCAAAGATGAAAAAGGTAATGAATTTAGCTTTGAGGGAACATATTTTGACAAAAATATCGGCTTAAAAGACGAGCCAGAATTTAGCACAGGCGTTAAGAGCTTGTATGGATTTTGGGGTGTTGAGGGCGCTTGGCCAAAAGATGAGAGCATGGATGAAATTTTAGTAGGAGATGAGCTTGCTAAAGCTAAAAATTTAAAAGTTGGCGACAAGCTTAGCCTTGTGGGTAAAAACGGCACAAGAGAGGTTAGTGTGGTTGGCATATTAAAAGGAGCAAGCGATGAGGCACATAAGCTAGTAGGCTCGCTAAAACTTGCTGGTGATCTCTCAGGGCATCCTGGCTCATATACAAAAGCTGAAGTCTCAGCCATGACGATCCCAGAAAACGACCTATCGCTAAAGGCTAGACGAAATTTAGACAACCTTGATAGCGCAGAGTACGACAAATGGTACTGCTCGGCTTATGCGGGATCAATCGCATTTCAGATAGAAGAAAATTTACCAAACGTTAGCGCAAAGGCAAGCCTTCAAGTAAGTGATGCGGAGAGTAATATCGTAAAGAAAATTCAAAGCCTAATGGGTATCGTTAGTATCATCGCCCTTGTGGTTTCAGCCATCGGTATAACCTCGCTAATGACAAGTGAAATTTATCGCCGTAAAAAAGAGATCGGCCTTTTAAAAGCCATAGGCGCAAGCAACTTTGAAATTTACGCCCTTTTTGCTAGCGAGAGCCTTGTGGTGGCATTTTTTGCTGGTATCACGGGAGCATTTTTAGGATACGCGCTAAGCTACGTGATGTCTTACATCATATTCTCTCACGGCATAGGCATAGCTTGGATCGTGCTGCCAATAAGCGTGGCATTTGCCTTGCTCATCTCAGTCGTTGGCTCGCTAATGCCAATGAGAAACGTCATAAATTTACTACCTGCGGAGGTGCTATATGACCGCAAATAG
- a CDS encoding ABC transporter permease — MTANSKFFYNIIYKSLKNGSSRVMVIVISILLGACVCAAFVNVYLDIDSKVSRELKTYGANMIFAPKDMATSDDMSEKTYNEMIAKVPKDKILGESGYLFAQANIGPTNAIVMGTKFSNLKKVKPFLDVRDGTMINVDFDDKNVLIGVDLARQAGFKAGDDIEIRAIGSNESINVKIKGVVASGDKEDALLITSLSLAQQISNKAGKINYAEAVVLGNFDEITSLAKTISNDEIVAKPVAKVSKSEGYILEKIKLLMALVSLVILLITSMCVNTTLSAILLSRSREIALLRAIGASKKDVLRLFGCETFVTALISALVGAFLGYLLAQILGYAIFDSSIDFRILSIPVAVVISLLFAAIAAFYPIKRALNNKMADTLRGE; from the coding sequence ATGACCGCAAATAGCAAATTCTTTTACAATATAATCTACAAAAGCCTAAAAAATGGCTCATCAAGGGTTATGGTTATCGTCATCTCGATCTTGCTTGGAGCGTGCGTGTGTGCGGCATTTGTCAATGTCTATCTTGACATCGACTCAAAGGTCTCACGCGAGCTAAAAACTTATGGTGCAAATATGATCTTTGCTCCAAAAGATATGGCGACAAGTGATGATATGAGCGAAAAAACCTATAATGAAATGATCGCTAAAGTGCCAAAAGACAAGATTCTTGGCGAGAGCGGTTATCTCTTTGCTCAGGCAAATATCGGTCCGACAAACGCTATCGTCATGGGGACAAAATTTAGCAATCTAAAAAAAGTTAAACCATTTTTAGATGTTAGAGATGGAACTATGATAAATGTCGATTTTGACGATAAAAACGTGCTAATAGGCGTCGATCTTGCTCGTCAAGCTGGCTTTAAAGCAGGCGATGATATAGAAATTCGCGCTATTGGCTCAAATGAGAGCATAAATGTAAAGATAAAAGGCGTAGTAGCAAGTGGCGACAAAGAAGACGCTCTTTTGATCACGTCGCTATCTTTGGCTCAGCAAATTTCAAACAAAGCTGGCAAGATAAACTATGCAGAAGCTGTTGTGCTTGGAAATTTTGACGAGATAACATCGCTTGCAAAGACTATTAGCAACGACGAAATAGTCGCAAAACCAGTGGCAAAGGTCTCAAAGTCTGAGGGCTACATCTTAGAGAAGATCAAGCTTCTAATGGCACTTGTGAGCCTTGTCATCTTACTCATTACTTCAATGTGCGTAAATACAACGCTTAGTGCTATCTTGCTCTCTCGATCACGTGAGATCGCACTTCTTAGAGCTATAGGTGCAAGCAAAAAAGACGTGCTAAGGCTATTTGGCTGTGAGACATTTGTGACAGCACTTATTTCAGCGTTAGTTGGAGCGTTTTTAGGTTATCTACTAGCTCAAATTTTAGGTTATGCGATATTTGATTCTAGTATTGATTTTAGAATTCTAAGCATCCCAGTAGCTGTGGTCATATCACTTCTTTTTGCAGCGATCGCAGCGTTTTACCCGATTAAGCGGGCACTTAATAACAAAATGGCAGATACACTAAGAGGAGAATGA
- the fdh3B gene encoding formate dehydrogenase FDH3 subunit beta yields MARMKFFVDTNRCISCFGCQVACSSAHELPVGIYRRKVITLHDGIEGKEVSTTIACQHCTDAPCEQVCPVDCFYIRADGIVLHDKHKCIGCGYCLYACPFGAPQFPRDGAFGVKGVMDKCTMCAGGPEPTNSHEERELYGQNRMAEGKVPMCAAICSTNALLVGDAAEVSNVYRKRVMLRNTGLNI; encoded by the coding sequence ATGGCAAGAATGAAATTTTTTGTAGATACTAATAGATGTATCAGCTGCTTTGGATGTCAAGTCGCCTGCTCTTCTGCTCACGAGCTTCCAGTTGGAATTTATAGAAGAAAGGTTATCACGCTTCACGATGGTATCGAGGGCAAAGAGGTATCAACTACTATCGCGTGCCAGCACTGCACCGACGCACCTTGCGAGCAAGTTTGTCCGGTTGATTGCTTCTACATTAGAGCTGATGGCATCGTGCTTCACGATAAACACAAGTGCATAGGCTGTGGATACTGCTTATATGCTTGTCCATTTGGTGCGCCGCAGTTCCCTAGAGACGGGGCATTTGGTGTAAAAGGTGTAATGGATAAATGCACTATGTGCGCAGGCGGTCCAGAGCCAACTAACTCACACGAGGAGAGAGAGCTTTACGGTCAAAACAGAATGGCTGAGGGCAAAGTTCCTATGTGTGCGGCTATCTGTTCTACAAACGCACTTTTAGTTGGCGACGCTGCTGAGGTTTCAAATGTATATCGCAAACGCGTTATGCTAAGAAATACAGGACTAAACATATAA
- a CDS encoding DUF2920 family protein, whose protein sequence is MLVDGSYEILSCDDVELGIKRSSALSFYACYDDVKEAKALLVIIPGLGADSDSGYRTHLMRSMVESYDVACISVDYHCIGNRPQLGAQCLLDDLDRAILVDELAKIGITLPIDIKTVDSYKKTCFLFESLSEEITLRKKANILPASYKLNLSCTMYPTKDEYQNFGIMQATDILNAILYTKHNLCAGKFSQIPVILVGSSHGGYLANLSAKIAPWLVDAVIDNSSYAIFLWRLIGFGKEIDFTKFFCCATDDFYQDICLYLFDKTYWTLDKTSLYYFNESREEIRNILNPKHLKVQSKFKKTFYIGYHCVNDDIAPAKDKTELYEALKKLKFDATLHMVKDESEVDGKFIKSLTHGMGMSYKLLLQRELPGVMKKILSKKDKKDEINEKCIEYKCGDLLYKFSEVSDQIRLEVTNI, encoded by the coding sequence ATGCTAGTTGATGGAAGCTACGAAATTTTATCTTGTGATGATGTAGAGCTTGGCATCAAAAGAAGCTCTGCTTTATCTTTTTATGCCTGTTATGACGATGTTAAAGAGGCAAAAGCTCTTTTAGTCATCATCCCTGGTCTTGGAGCAGACTCTGACTCTGGATATAGAACCCATCTCATGCGAAGCATGGTAGAGTCTTATGATGTGGCATGCATTAGTGTGGATTATCACTGTATAGGCAACCGCCCACAGCTTGGGGCTCAATGTTTGTTAGATGATTTGGACCGTGCGATATTAGTAGATGAGTTAGCCAAAATTGGTATAACATTACCAATAGACATAAAGACGGTCGATAGTTATAAAAAAACATGTTTTTTATTTGAAAGTCTTAGTGAGGAGATCACTCTTAGAAAAAAGGCAAATATTTTGCCTGCAAGTTATAAGCTAAATTTGAGTTGCACAATGTATCCAACAAAAGATGAATACCAAAATTTTGGCATTATGCAAGCTACTGATATATTAAATGCTATTCTTTATACTAAGCATAATTTATGCGCTGGAAAATTTAGTCAAATTCCTGTTATTTTGGTAGGAAGCTCACATGGTGGCTATCTTGCAAATTTATCAGCTAAAATTGCTCCGTGGTTAGTAGATGCTGTAATAGATAATAGCTCCTATGCTATATTTTTATGGCGGCTTATTGGCTTTGGAAAAGAGATTGATTTTACTAAATTTTTTTGTTGTGCGACTGATGACTTTTATCAAGATATTTGCCTCTATCTTTTTGATAAAACCTATTGGACACTAGATAAGACTTCACTATATTATTTTAATGAATCTAGAGAAGAGATAAGAAATATCTTAAATCCGAAACATTTAAAGGTACAGAGTAAATTTAAAAAGACGTTTTATATTGGATATCATTGTGTGAATGATGATATAGCCCCCGCAAAGGATAAAACCGAGCTTTATGAGGCTCTTAAAAAGCTAAAATTTGACGCGACGCTTCATATGGTAAAAGATGAGAGCGAGGTTGATGGTAAATTTATAAAGTCTCTAACTCACGGCATGGGGATGTCTTATAAACTGCTTTTGCAAAGAGAGCTTCCTGGCGTTATGAAGAAAATTTTGTCTAAAAAAGATAAAAAAGATGAGATTAACGAAAAATGCATAGAGTATAAGTGTGGTGATTTGCTTTATAAATTTAGTGAAGTCTCAGATCAGATAAGGCTTGAAGTTACTAATATTTAA
- a CDS encoding iron transporter — translation MNKILSSALALSLAAGFALAGEHPIGEPVEANGMEIAAVYLEPIDMEPKGVDLAPSLADLHLEADIHAIKGNKNGFGEGEWIPYLKINYELKNLDNGKTKKGTFMPMVASDGPHYGANVKMDTGVGNYELKFHIDNPEKQGFGRHADKETGVGKWFEPFTTTYKFQWTGGPVK, via the coding sequence ATGAATAAAATTCTTAGTTCAGCTCTAGCACTTAGTCTAGCGGCTGGTTTTGCACTTGCTGGAGAGCACCCAATCGGCGAGCCTGTAGAGGCTAATGGCATGGAGATAGCTGCAGTTTATCTTGAGCCAATCGACATGGAGCCAAAAGGCGTTGATCTAGCTCCAAGCTTGGCTGATCTTCACTTAGAGGCTGACATCCACGCTATAAAAGGCAACAAAAACGGCTTTGGCGAAGGCGAGTGGATCCCATATCTAAAAATCAACTATGAGCTAAAAAACCTTGATAATGGTAAAACTAAAAAAGGTACATTTATGCCAATGGTTGCAAGCGATGGCCCACACTACGGCGCTAACGTAAAAATGGATACAGGTGTTGGTAACTATGAGCTTAAATTCCACATCGACAATCCAGAAAAACAAGGCTTTGGTCGCCACGCTGACAAAGAGACTGGTGTTGGTAAATGGTTTGAACCTTTCACAACAACTTATAAATTTCAATGGACAGGTGGTCCTGTTAAATAA